In Micromonospora nigra, the sequence CGCCCAGGCCATCGCACCGGGCCGGCCGCCAGTGCGCCAGTGTGAGCGAGGACGCCGGCCACCTGGTCGCGTCTAGTCGAGCTGCTCCAAGCCGAGTTGACGACGTCGGACGTACGCGCTCGCTGGGCTCGCGCCGGTCGTCGACCAGCAGCCGCGGCAACGTCCGCAGTCCTCCCGCCGCCGGAGTCGCCACGATCCCGGGCCACGCCGCTCCGGCGGACAGCCCGGGCGCCGGCGATCCGTACCGGTGCCTCCGTGCCACGGTCCACACCAGGTAGAGCGCGCCGACGACCAGCGCGGTCACGACCTGGCCGAGCGCGACCGCCCACGGCCACGTCGGGTCGCCGTCCGCCAGGGCTTCCCAGGGCCACACGGCCGCCATCCAGGCGAGCCGGCCGGCACCGTGCACCGCGCCGAGGACGCCGCCGACGATGCCGCCGACCTGAGCCGCAGCCGTGGGGAGTAGCTGCTCTGCCTTGATGGGCAGGGGAAAACCCAGGTCAGGAGAGCGTCGAGGCGGGAGAGCACGCCCTGACCGGCGATGGTGCCGGACACCACGCCGGCGAGGCCGCCGAACACGGCCCCGATGGCGGCCAGGAGAACGAGAACGGCACGTTGACCAGCCGCGACGATCCGGCCCGGTCCCGGTCAGGTTCGCCCAGGTGGAGCCGGCCCAGTGGCCCCCGCCCGTGCGGTCCGCCCACTGGTCGACGTCGACCGGCGCAACGGTTTCGGGCGGCAGCACTCGGCAGCCGCCGGCCGCCGTGTGATGGGATGGGCGACCGCTCGACCGTGGCCCCGCAGCGCCCGCAGCCGCCCCCGCGGGCCGAAAGCGCCGCGCCCACGGTCGCAGAACACCCGACACCTCCCCCGCGTACCGGCCACCGGCGGGCCAGGGCCGGCGGCGATCAACTGTATCACTGCCAGCGACAGCGGTGCCCCGCTGCAATGAGCGCGAGCGGATCGGGAGTGGACGGGAGTGCCGAATCCGATGCGAGCCGCAATTGATCTTGCGCCGGCGGTCGGAAGACAGAACGCCGGCCCGAGGGCGGCGCTCAGTAGGTTATCGATTGCTAGATCAAACAACAGGCTGAGCATACCCGGTGCTCACTGGCGCAAGATTGGCCTGGTTTCGGAGGTGGGCAGAGGCTCCGAGCACGCCGGGAGGCGTCCGAATCAAGCGACCGGCCCGCGCGGGCCGTCCCTCAGAAGGTAGCTTCCGCGTATTGGAGTCGTCAGCCAGCGCGCGTTGCCCCGCGAGTGATCGCGGGAGCAGAACACGGCAGGCCCAGCGCGGCCGGGGCAGACCCGGCGCGGCACCGGCGATCTAGGCCATCCGGACCGACAAGAGCTGTCGACACATCCCGCCCTGGCGTCGGAGTAGTACCCGACGCGGCGTGGCAGGCCCGTTACCTGGCCCACCGTCGCCCCCTCCCTGTGAGTAGAGACCGTCCCGCCAGGGCGGAATCTGCTTGCAGGGGCGGGGCGCCGTCGAGGGCACGGAGAGTAACGAACACTCCCCCCAACGCGCACCAAGACCGTACGCACGGCCTGACGACCCGCACGAGGCCGCCGGCGACTCGCCCTAGGTCGGGACGTCACCGCGACCAGGTACGAACGGTGCCCACTCCAGACGGTTTTCCAAGGCCAGCCCCGTACGTACCTCGCGCGTGCGCGCGCGCGAGGCCGACAGGTGCGCGCGGACTTCCGCAGTTGCGGATCTGCGCACTTCCGCAGCACCGCCGCGCGCCTGGTCGACGGGCAAATGTCCTGGCCACCTCCACACGAGCAGGCATCGACGGGTGGTGGGTGGCCGAGCACATCCCGTATGGCATCCTAGGACGTTCTGCCGGTTGTGCCCGTGGCCACGTCACCGAGTCAGCGCCGCCGGTTGCCGCCGCTGCGCGCGAGTTCCTGCGCGACCCTCGCCGCGAGGTCGCTATCTCCGTCGAGGAGGCCGAGCAGCACCCGGACGACTTCCGCGCCGGCGACCTGGACCACGCCGATGTCGTCGGCCACCTGGTCGCAGTAGCGGCGTAGTCGACGGTGCTCCATCGGTGCCAGCTCGACCGTCATCCGTACCGGGTTGGTTCGGGGAGTCGAGCCGGAGCGCTGCGGGGTGCTCCGCGCTTCCGCAGGTGCGGACTTGCGCACTTCCGCAGGTGCGGAGTCGCGCGGTTGCGCAGGTGCGGAGAAGCGGGCTTCCGTGGTTTCCGCCGGCCGTTCGACGCCAGCGCCGGCGACGCGGGCAGCGCGGGCCGCGAGGTCGGCGCGACGACTCGCGCTCACCGCTCGCCCCACATGGTCAGCAGTTCCTCCGCTAACCGGGCGTGGGTTCGTCCTTGCCGATCGGTGAGCCGAACGCCTGTGCGTACACCTCGCGGCGCGGGATGGTGGTCGCCAGCACCCGCCGGCCCTGCTCCGTGAGGATGTCCCGGTGCGCCTGGGTGCTGCTGGCCCTGGGCTGTCACCCGGTTGAACAGCACCGACACGGACGGGTCATCGTTGCGGTAGCCGGCCGCGTCCTCGATGGCCTTCCAGACGGGGCCGACCCGATCCAGCTCCATCATCGACGGCGCCATCGTCACCAGGACGTCGGTAGCGACGCGCCAGCGCGGACACCACGATGCCGTGGCGATCCTCCAGCGGAGGCGTGTCGATGACCACCAGGTCGAAGCGGTTGCGGTCGACCACGCCGGCGAGCTGGCGATGCAGCGTCGTGGACGGCAAGGCGACCGCCGGCAGCGGCCAGCCCCCGAGTTCCTGCCAGCGCACGGCCGAGCCCTGCGGATCGGCGTCCACGATGATCGGCCGCCGGCCACGGTCGGCGAATGCGTGGGCGAGGTAGGCGGCTGTCGTTGTCTTGCCGCTCCCGCCCTTGAGGTTGACGGTCGTGAGCACTCTCATGACCGGCCACGGTACGCAGTCCGCATTTGCGCAGGTGCGGACTCGCCGGTGAGCAACCCGGCTGCCCCGGTCAACCCCGTTCGAGCAGGGGGCGACGTCCGCCGGTGGTGCGTGGCGGGTCGACCAGGAGCCGGGCAGCGTGGACGCTCTCGGTTCAGGACAACTGCTCACCTGGGAGGGGGAGGGTGCCGCGTCGGGTGGATCTTTCACCCCGGGGGCGGGCCACAGTTGGTCGCCGTTCAGGTCAACTGCGCCACGGTGGCGGTGTCCGCCGGTGGGCGCGGCCCGCGACACGAAAGCCGAGCCGCCGCCCTCTACATTCAATTTATTTCGTTTCATTCTGCCAACGAATCTAATTCTATGATATTATTTGGGCATGACTGACACGCAGACCCCCAGGCTCAGCAGGAGTGCGCGTTTCCCGGGTGCGATCGCTCGGCCGAGCGAGCGGTGGGCCCCGGCAGGCCGCCGAAGTACTGCGAGAACCCAGAGCACAACGCGCAGACCGCGTTCCGCGTCCGGCAGGCCGTCCGGCCGGCGGGCCGAGCGGCGAGCAGCCGGATCTGGGTCGGCCAGTGACGATGGCTGGCGATACGGCCGCCGGGTCGGTGAAGGCGATCGAGCGGCTCAGCCGGGAGCTGATCGACGCGTTGGGCCGACACGCCGAGGCGATGCGGACGGTCGGGGACGTCGACGCCGCCGAGGCGCAGATCGAGGCCGTCACCACCGAGGCAGCGCAGAAGGTCAGCGACGCGGAAGCCGGCCGGGCCGCCGAGCACGCCCGGCGGGTCGCCGCGGAGAGCCGCGCCGAGCAGCTGCGCATCGACGCCGAAGACATGGCCGCCCAGGTCGACCAGCTCACCGCTGACCTGGCCGGCACCCGCGCACGGGTGGACGAGCTGACCGGACAGGTCGAGCAGCGCGGCCGGGAGGTGGAGCAGGTCCGCGCCGAGCGGGACGAGTTGGCGCGGGAGCTGGAGACGGTGCGGGCGGAGTTGACCGCCGCCGGGCGGCGGGAGCAGGACCAGGCGGCCGTGCTGGAGCAGCTGCGCGGCCAGCTCGATGAGGCGGGCGCCGCCCGCGACGAGGCGCGGGCCGAGGTGTCCCGGCAGGCCGGCGAGGTTGCCCGGCTGACCCACGACGTGGCCGCCGCGACCGGCCGGGCGGAGCAGGCCGCAGGCGAGGCCGCCGCAGCGCGGACCGCGCAGCAGGAGGCGGAGCGGGCGCTGGCGCAGGCCCGCGAGCAGCTGCGCGCGGTAGAGCGGGAGCGGGACCAAGCCGAGGCCGGACGGACGTCGGCGGAGTCGAGGCTGGCCGACCGAGACGGGCAGGTGCAGGAACTGCGTGGAGAGCTGACCACGGCCCGATCGGCCGAACGGGAGGCCCGCGCTCAGGCGACCGACCTCACCAACCAGGTCGCCATGCTCGCCGGCCGACTCGCCGGAGGTGGTGACGCAGCCCCGCGTGGTCGCG encodes:
- a CDS encoding ParA family protein translates to MRVLTTVNLKGGSGKTTTAAYLAHAFADRGRRPIIVDADPQGSAVRWQELGGWPLPAVALPSTTLHRQLAGVVDRNRFDLVVIDTPPLEDRHGIVVSALARRYRRPGDDGAVDDGAGSGRPRLEGHRGRGRLPQR